In Rhodamnia argentea isolate NSW1041297 chromosome 11, ASM2092103v1, whole genome shotgun sequence, one genomic interval encodes:
- the LOC115739388 gene encoding uncharacterized protein At5g65660 produces the protein MESPDLSPPHADASRPSLGFPLGTALLLIVIFTLSGIFSCCYHWDKLRSLRQSSSSEDADPDADTENPPWKSAPPSMDVKRNQSQTLPVLMPGDTVPKFVALPCPCRPLREEKKAVVKAPKPVKPPRLPVPLY, from the exons ATGGAGAGCCCGGATCTTTCCCCGCCGCACGCGGACGCGTCCCGGCCGTCCCTCGGGTTCCCCCTAGGCACGGCCCTCCTCCTGATCGTCATCTTCACCCTCAGCGGCATATTCTCCTGCTGCTACCACTGGGACAAGCTCCGGTCCCTCCGCCAATCCTCCTCCTCCGAGGACGCTGATCCCGACGCCGACACCGAAAACCCGCCCTGGAAATCCGCTCCCCCTTCCATG GATGTGAAGCGAAACCAGAGCCAGACCTTGCCGGTTTTGATGCCGGGCGACACGGTACCGAAGTTCGTAGCGCTGCCATGTCCCTGCCGGCCTCTCCGAGAAGAGAAAAAAGCCGTCGTTAAAGCGCCGAAGCCGGTGAAGCCGCCTCGGCTGCCAGTTCCTCTGTATTAG